A segment of the Lolium perenne isolate Kyuss_39 chromosome 3, Kyuss_2.0, whole genome shotgun sequence genome:
CCATGCTCAAGCCTTATGGGCGTATCCATGTGCATGAGACTGCAGCTAAAGGTGACTAGTTCTCTGGCTGCTATGAGTCAAATGAAGATGAGGCAATCAATTGAAACTTTGAGGACTTCGACTATGACTCTAACTGATTGTCCTTTGTGTTTGTTGTTTCATCTCAGGCTATATGTGTAATATATACATATTGTGAAAACGACTAGGTTATATGAGTATTCCGAAATAACATTTTATCCATTATTTGTATAAATGCTAACATAGCGTTTTTCTTAGCTTATTATCAAGTGTATTACAAAATGACCATCAGTGCGGAATATCGGGGCCGTGGTCAAGGCGCGCATCAAAATCTAGTAATCATCATAACTCATAGCCTAGCTAAATTGAATAGGCTGTTTCTGGTAGCGCACAATCTAGTGTTAGCACGGACGCGTGCCGAACTGTACACTGATCTCCTTGCAAAATGCAAGAAGAATGATACACTTGTACGTTTAATATTTAAAGCAAACCATAGGAACTTCCTGAAGGAACATAAACAcgaaagatgatgatgatgatttgcTTCAACAAAATGATCATGATCAAGTAAAATGCCGGTCCAATGCATACGGTTGGTGGCGGGCACTTTTGAGTGAGCATTTGAAATCGCCTGGAACAATGGCAGACTTTACCTGGAACAATCGGGGACTTCACGAAGATCCTAAAAAAAAGGTCAAGCAGTGCATGCGACATGGTACCAACTCAGGGTTATTATATGTATGTCGCGCGCCGTCGCAGTCTGTTTACATCGTTAGGGAAAGCTCTCACGCTATTGGGTCATTACTACTAGAGTAGAAAGTAGTAGCACGTGTGggtatgtgtgtatatatataggaCATTCAAGAGCTTATAGTGTAGTAACTAGTACTGGCTTGTTTATTCGATCTGCCGATCGAGGAATTGGGAGATGGAGCCGGCGGCAGCCATGATCGTGCTGGCTCTCTGCGCGGCCGTAGCGATGGCCGGGGCGCGCGCGGCGGTCGTGGAGCACACCTTCAATGTAAACTTCTGGTACCCAATATATAGCTGCTTGATATATAGTGTGGCATAACAGTTGCAGCTGGATGGTGTTTCATCTTGATTATTTCAGGTGGGCGCCACGAACATGTCTCAGCTTTGCACGGAGAGTGTGATATACACGGCCAACAAGCAGTTGCCCGGACCGACCATAGAGGCCAACGAAGGCGATACAGTGGTCGTCCACGTTGTGAACGAATCGCCGTACTCGTTATCAGTGCACTGGCAAGTTTCAAAGCTTCATCATCCTGCTTGCAAATTAGCTCGCGTCTAATTATTCTTTCGTTAATTGCAGGCACGGCATATTTCAGTTGCTGAATGGCTGGGCCGACGGGGCGTACCTGATAACGGACTGCTCCATACAGCCTTCTGGCAACTTCACTTACCAGTTTAACATTACGGGCCAGGAGGGCACCCTGTGGTGGCACGCCCATTCCTCGCTCCTCCGAGCCACCATCTATGGCGCCCTCATCATAAAGCCCAGAAATGGCACCGCTGGCTACCCCTTCACGGCGCCGTATGGAGAAATCCCAATTGTATTCGGTATGATGCATCCTAAATTCCTAATTCCTAACTTGATAAACATGTATATAAATGTTTATTTCAAAAAAGAGAGTAAGACTACGACCTCTGCATCAATTAATGCAGACATACTATTTTGTTAAAAAGTTCAGTATCCAGAAGAATATAACATCTCAAGAATCACATAAGATTGAAATATTTATTAACCAACGAAAATAGAAGTAGTAGCATATAGCAACTATGCATGCCGCTAATATGATGTCAACCAGCCTGGCTAAAAATACTTTCAACTACCGTCATAAGCTCTCACTTATACGGTTGAAGGAGAAAAAACCACAATTGTATGCAATGAGTGAACATGTAGCAACCTGCAAACTACTGAAAGAACTGGCTTTGTTAAAAAATATATTGTTCCTGCAATTACCATGAAATGTTTGCGTACAATTCTTTGACAGGTGAGTGGTGGAACAAAAATGTGAACGATGTGGAGATTGATGGGCACTTGACCGGCCTAGGACCGGCTATTTCGGACGCGCTCACCATCAACGGCATGCCAGGGGACCACACTTCCTGCAAAGGTGCAACGCCGCGGATCTAGCTTACAATTTACAAGTGAAATTGAACACAACTCAAATCGTAACCTGCTGAAACCGCGAGCATATACTAGGTGCCGGTGTCTATGAAGTACAGGTAGCATCCAACAAGACCTACCTCCTCCGCATCGTCAACGCTGCTCTCAATGTCGAGCTCTTCTTCAAGGTGGCCCGCCACAACTTCACTGTGGTGGCCGTCGATGCGAGCTACACCGACCCCTACACCACTGACGTCATCGCCATCGCACCGGGGCAGACGGTGGATGCCCTCATGACCACCTTGGCGCCTCCGAGACTGTACTACATGGCGGCCACCGTGTTCGACAGCAATACTGCCTCGATCCCCTTCAACAACGGCACCGCCACCGGCATTATCAAGTACGAAGGAGCACCGAACGAAACCATTGCCTCCATGCCATCCATGCCGGCCCACAATGACGTGGTTACCGCCAACAACTTCTACTGGTCTCTCACCGGCTTGGCTCGATCGGACGACCCAGCCGTGCCAACAGCTGTGAACCATAGCATGGTTGTCGAGTTCGGTTTGGACCAGGAGCCATGCGCACCGGACCAGACGAAATGCAAGGGGTACGCGCTCGTGGCGTTCATGAATGGGTACTCGTTCCAGCTCCCGAAGAAGGTGTCGCTTCTCAATGCGCTCTTCGATGATCTAACGGATGTGTACTCGGAGGACTTCCCGATGTCCCCGCCGTCATTGCCGACGATCAGGAAGGCGACGTCCGTAAAGAAGGTGATGTACAACGACGTGGTGGAGGTGGTGCTGCAGAGCAAGAAGTACAAAAGCAAAGTTGGCACGGAGAACCACCCGATACACCTCCACGGGTACAACTTCTTCGTGTTGGCCCAGGGGCTCGGGCGCTATGACCCGACGGAGAGGAGCACATTCAACCTCGTGAACCCGCAGGTGCGCAACACGGTCGCCGTGCCAGGCGGCGGATGGGCTGTGATACGGTTCAAGGCAAATAATCCAGGTGAGCCTTCCATCCATTATTTCATGAAATTAATGCAAAGTTATGGTTAGTAACTGAACCTAGTGCGATGATTGTTTTGTGCAGGTATGTGGTTCATGCACTGTCACTTGGATGCTCACGTGCCCTTGGGGCTGGGAATGGTATTTGAGGTGCTTGACGGTCCGGCCCCCAATATACTTCctccgcctcccgatggctacccGAAATGCTACTGAGCGCAACCCTATTGTATACTCCTAGTTGTGCGGTTATTTGTCTGTCTAGTTGTGTGAGCGTGTCTAATTTGATACATCTGTTGAAAGCTTTGTACATTCCTCAAAGCTTTCAATCGATTCTGAATAAATCCCCTCTTATTGGATAAATCTCGTGTTTAATCTCGCCGTTGACAATATGGATAAAATCAATGCTATGCTCAACATGATCATGATCAACAATGTGAAGCTCACCGAAGCCCATCTTATTGGACATACATATGTTTCTTGTTCAGAGGCACAGAAAAATGTCGCTAATTCAAGGAAAAGTGTCGGCAATGCTATTTGGAGGCGGAAATATGCTACATTTAgtggtgtcaaggaatatcattgTCGTCACTTTTTCAAAACTGCCTCAAAATGTACATGTTTAGGCACTTCAAAAACTGCCTCTATTTTCTTTTAGCGACACTTTTCTAAAAATGCCTTTGATTTTAGTCTGAGGCACTTTTCAGGTCCGCCTCTAGTTTCATTTTGGGGAACTTCTTCTAAAAAGCCTTTGATTATAATTTCAGGCAGATTTGAATAGTACCTATGTATACTAGTAATAGCAGTACAAAAAGTTCTTCCAAAAAATAGAGGCACTTTTTTAGTTTTTGTTTAGAGGCAGTCTTCAATATGCAAGACTTCAGTAAATAATGCCGGCAACAAAATTTCCATACTCGGTTCAAAAAGCCTGAATTACTACAACATACAAACAACACTCACACTAGTACTTCATAGATCTTAAAATTACAGTGAATTCCAAAAATTAATTACAATGACAGGAATAGTGGTATATTCTCTAATAACATACTTCCTTAGGTCGAAATACCTATCGCCATTTCTGTAGTATGTTCAATTTGCAAAATCAGCCAGAATCGATGTACCCATGTGACTGCCAAAGTACCGAAAGCATAATTAGCAACATATAGAGGAATGAAGCACTACACCAACTAGAATGTGCTAGCTGCTGTTGATTTCGATGCCAAGTTCACTTATGTGCTAGCTGGTTGGCAAACAACATCCCATGATGCAAACATTCTTAATGATAGTCTGTCCGGACCAGGTGTCGTACAACTCTATGATGGTATGTTCTACCTAGGATATGCAGATTATGCTTGTCAGCTAGGTATCCTACCGCCCTTCAGAAAAATAGGGTATCATCTGAATGAGTTCTCTCCAAGGAACATACCACAAAATGCAGATGAGTTGGTCAATCTTAGACACTCTAGCTTCAAGGTCACCATCGAGAGGGCTTTTTTTGCATTACAAAATAGGTT
Coding sequences within it:
- the LOC127344438 gene encoding laccase-8, with translation MEPAAAMIVLALCAAVAMAGARAAVVEHTFNVGATNMSQLCTESVIYTANKQLPGPTIEANEGDTVVVHVVNESPYSLSVHWHGIFQLLNGWADGAYLITDCSIQPSGNFTYQFNITGQEGTLWWHAHSSLLRATIYGALIIKPRNGTAGYPFTAPYGEIPIVFGEWWNKNVNDVEIDGHLTGLGPAISDALTINGMPGDHTSCKGAGVYEVQVASNKTYLLRIVNAALNVELFFKVARHNFTVVAVDASYTDPYTTDVIAIAPGQTVDALMTTLAPPRLYYMAATVFDSNTASIPFNNGTATGIIKYEGAPNETIASMPSMPAHNDVVTANNFYWSLTGLARSDDPAVPTAVNHSMVVEFGLDQEPCAPDQTKCKGYALVAFMNGYSFQLPKKVSLLNALFDDLTDVYSEDFPMSPPSLPTIRKATSVKKVMYNDVVEVVLQSKKYKSKVGTENHPIHLHGYNFFVLAQGLGRYDPTERSTFNLVNPQVRNTVAVPGGGWAVIRFKANNPGMWFMHCHLDAHVPLGLGMVFEVLDGPAPNILPPPPDGYPKCY